Below is a genomic region from Triticum dicoccoides isolate Atlit2015 ecotype Zavitan chromosome 5A, WEW_v2.0, whole genome shotgun sequence.
CTTGACAACGTTTCAGTAATCATCAGAAGTTCACAAATGACAAATCGCAACAAAGCAAACATAACAATTAACAAAGTTCTTATTTCTCCGGCCGCTCTCACAAGTCATAAAAGAAACACAAGCACGCACACATCACACATAAGACATAATAAAGTTTCAGAGTCCCACACATAACAAAGAGACAAGTTCATGAAACTTAAAATACTTGATACAGATCATAACTTGACAGCCTGATGCCATCATGCGGCCTCCTGAATCATCAGCCCTTCGATGCCACCATTTCATATTCTGCTGCACATGGTCTTCTACAGCTTAATTAGAGCCTAGGCAACGAGCTCGCCCTCCAGCACGTGTAGGTGAGCGCCTAGGTGACCTACTTCTTCAAACACTGGAGCATCCCAGTTGGACCAATGCTGATTGGGATCCCAAGGTTGGCAAAGAGACCCCTCAAGGTGCCCTCTTCTATCTTTGGGAGTCCACACAATGGTCCACTGAGCCAACGGTCATTTGGCGGCAGTTTCATCAGAGTAAGACTGGGTGCAATCCACACGGGAGAAGGCCAGTTGGACCAAAGCTGAGGAGACACAAGGTCCTCCTTGCTATTATAATTGCCAAAGCCAACTACTCCAATGTCACGACGACTACTCTTACGAGCCTGATTGTACTGTTGATCGTCAGTAAAGTAGGCATGATTCCCCTTGAGAGCAGGGTAATCTTTGGCACTGAGACAAAGTGAATCATTAAGCCCAAGAAACAGCACATGCTCAGGCAAGCAATCAACTTCCACAAGCCTCTCAGCACCATCATCAACTTTGTATAATTTAATTTCCCTGGTATTCGGAACTGGTATTTTAGGGTCGGCGTCTTCATCAGGATCATCAAACTCCTTTAATCTTGAAACAAGCAGCAGACCACCCCATGGAGCCTGAACAATGTGTACAGCATCGGGATCAAAGCCCTCGTCTCCCCCCTTGATAATCTTCATTGTAACATCAGGACCACTAAGATCGAAGGCATGAATTTCTCCCGTCGTACTCGCTGCATACAGCAACCCATCCTTGTAGGTGCAGTCCTGGTAGTCACAGTGTGGTTCCAGCAAGGTCCACTTGTCATCCCCAACCCTTGCAAAGGATAGGTGAGTGTATGGCCTGTGGATGAGCACCGCGATGTAGCTTCCTGCCGATGTGTCATGGAACACAAACGCCTTGAACTGGAAGCATTCCCGCAGCTCACAACGAGGCATGATCGACGGCGTGAAGAAAGCCCGTCTTGCAGAGTGACTTGGGTATTCATACTCGTGGACCGAACCCGTGTCATCAAAGATGGGCTTCACGTACTCAATGGTGGTCACTGAAGGGAGAGCAATCTGCTGGCCAGTAATAGGATTGACGAGGTGCATTTCTGATCTATCGTCGACGGTGACCAGGAAGCCCAACGAGGACCCGATGATGAACCGGTGGCGGAGAGGCGGCTCCGGGAGGGTCAGCCTGTAGACCCTCTTCTCCACGAGGCTGTAGAGGCACGCAACATGCTCACCAGCAGATTCAGAGGTGTAGAGCAGGCACGGCGTCTGGGCCTGCTTGTGCTTGTCGAGGCTGCGCAGTGCGGTGTACGCAGAGCGCCACGAGGCGCAGACGCAGCCGGCGCGCATGAGGTCGGGGATCTCGAGTGTGGCGAGGACTATCATCAGGATGTCCTCCGGAAGCTCCGGCGATGCCGCCGGCGTAGCCTCAGACGCCGGTGGAGAGACAGGTCCTCTGTAGAAATTTTTTCAGTAAAACTCTGAATAAATTGAAGAACTCTAAAACCAGAGATCGACGAGAAGGCAAAAGCACTCACCGGCGGCGGTCGACTCGAGCGGACTGGCTGGGGATTGCGGAGGAGGATCCCGCCCGCCGAACGCCGCCGGCGCATCCCGCGAGCAGAGGGTCCCGCGGCGGCAGGTCGATTTGGCTATGGCCCGGGCGGCGGAAGGGGGGCGACGGAGCCGCTGGCGCCATCTGGACACTTCGAGATGCGGcggtggaggtggcggcggcggagggctgGATGAGGCGGCAGCAGCGGACGGAGGTCAGGGATCTCgagtgtggcggcggcggctgcggcgacgGTGGGGAGTTGGAGAACTTTTTTTCCTCGGTTTTACTTTTTTTTAGGAAGATTTCCTCGGTTTTACTCAtggttttaaatagccggctatagccctACTATAGTTTCGCTATAGCTGTTTGAGGGTGCTGCCGCTAAATGATTTCATGTACAATTTAccactatagctccgctatagcccaCTATAGCCCAGCTATAGCTATTTTTAAGGGTCGCCGCTAAAtgccatagcccgctatttaaaacattgtttTACTTGACGTTCGGTACGACACATAGGCCGCTTCAATGGGCCTCCAACGGTCCGCACAAAAATTGTCATTACTTAAACCTTTTTTTTGCCTACACTACAGAAAAAGAATCACGAAAAAATGACATGTACCATAGGTAGTACCGTGAATTGTACAAAAAGAATCAATTGCCAAACTTATATACAAAACATTTGCCAAGGTTTACTACATTTCAAAAAGAAAACATGCATATTTAAAATTGCCATGTAGGAAAAATGtaccccctccgttcctaaatataagtctttttagagattccaatatggactatatacaaagcaaaatgagtgaatatacactctaaagtatgtctatatacatccgtatgtagtcccaattgaaatgtctaaaaagacttataattAGGAAGAGagggaatacatagacaaaaacttgTTGAAAAATTGCCATGACGAATATCAAAACAACAAAAAAGGACAAAATTGCAATAATAGTGGGGGCTTATGAAAGCAAAAAAAAACGTGTACAATAGTAGATTTGCCATATTATAACTAAATTTGTATTTGACATGTTATATATCAACCTGTTCTTAAACAAATTGAGGCATGATACATATTTGTCATCATAAAGTTTCCACTTACCACATggaaaaataattttttttttttgcgaatcatGGAAACTTGTACAAAAAATGTGAGGATAAGATCACAAAACTAAGCATGTTGTTATATAAAAATCATGGCAAACATTGTGGATAAAAAAAATCATCACAAGGGAAAATGTAGGTAAACTTGGGATTCTAGTGACATATGGAAAGGTTAAAAATTGCCGTGGCAAAATATAGGAATTTTTACAATGACAAATAAATggaaaaattgccatggcaaattaaGAAGTAAAAAATGTAGGAAAAAAGGGTGAAAAGAATTTGCAATGCGTTATAGGTAAATTTTCTATGTAAAAGAAGGTATAATTGCCATGGCAAATATAGAAGTGAAATTTTTCATTGCCAAAAAAGGTTAAAAAAAGAATTTAACGGGGCGTTTTAGGTAAAATTGTCATGGAAAACAGAAAGTAAATTTGGCATCTTTTTTTCTTGTGTTTTTTATAATtttagaaaggaaaaaaattcCATGGCAAATTATTCTAAAAAGTATATTTTGCCATGGCAACTTATTCTTAAAAAGAATAATTTGTCATGGCAATTCTGACGGCGTTCTTCATTATAATTTGACACTTTGTCATcataatttgccatggcaaaacatGGCAACAAATAATTTGCCAATAGCCATCTGGTGATACTTTTTAGAACATTAATAAAATGAAAAAATGGACAAAATTGCCATGATATGTTAAAAGCATGGCAGAAGTAGCTCCATAGATCATGGCATCGGTGCATATACAAAAGTGCCATGTTATATGAAGTATGATTCTGCCATGGGTTGCTAAACAATTTTGCCATGATTCATGTGATATATTTTGTCATGGTCCATGTGATATATTTGCCATTGGCTATGGCAAACAACACAAATTGAAAAAAAGGTATAAAAAAgtctttgtagatcatggcaactaAATAGAAAAGAAGTCATGGGTACTAAAAAAATACCTAATTAACCCATGGCAAATGAAGAAAAAACTATTTAGAAACAGTAAATTCATGGAGAAAATGGCTCTGTATATCATGGAAACTGTCGCATTGAAGTCGCCAAGCTAGATGAGTAAAAAGAATTTGGCATGGGATGTTTAAACAAAAAAGTTGCCATGATCTATGTAATAGATTTGCCATGGACACACGAAGGAAAAAGAGTTGCCCGCTAGTTTGGTCATTTATGTTTGTGTCTATAACCAACAAAACTTTACCATGCCAAAACAAAACTATAGAAAAGCTATTATGTGTAAAAAACAAAAGATGGCTTCCTATGATGTACACATGTTTAAACTTGGATTAAACTTTGCCATTGTTAAAAAAcagtaaatttgccatggcaactttGGCCATGGAGTATGAATTTGCCAtgggcaagcaataaaaaatgccatGGTCAGAAAGTAAACATTGTCGTGGTTAAAATAGTAAATTTTGCCATGCCCAAATAAAATTCATATTAAAAAAACTCATGTAGAAAATGGAAATCTAAAAGTTGCCATGGTAAAACCACTTGAGATGTTAAAAAGTTGTCATGGTAGATGCATGTTAAACATTATCATGGCAGTTATGATTTTCATGTTTTGTATAATTTTTGTTGCCATGAATGCAAATAAAGTTGCCATGGTCGCACAAAAGAAACTAATTTGTTGCCATTTTTTACAAAAAAAATCCATGCCCTTTAAATTGCTTTTGCCATGCTTCGTTAACTTAAGTTGCCATGATCTATGAAAAATCATGGCAAATTCATATGATTTTTTCCATGACAGCTATTTACTAAATGAAAAGATGATGACTATAAAGGATTGTAAATTTGCCAGGTCAATTAATGATAATCTGCCATGGCGAAATGGTATCTAAATTCATAGTGGTTTCCCATGGTATATGAAACAAAATGACGCTAATTCATGAGAAATGTAtgaaaaagttggtatgaactataCATAATTTGTCATGGCAAATTTACATATCTCTAAAAAACATGGCAAAAATAGACAAGATAGTGGATTGACAAAGGCCAAAGGTGATCTGTCAAACACTTAATACAATTTGTCGTGGCAAAAAAAAGTAGTAGACTATCATGGCAGCTTTGTCAAACAAATCGCCAGGGTATATCAAAAATCATAGCAAAAAGTCATACCAATTCTGTTCATGGCAACTACTCCACAAATATGCCATGGCAACTACTCCAAAATTTTGCCATGGAAACTACTCATAACAATTATGTCAATTGCAACTACTCATAGCGATTCTACCGTGGCAAGTACCCACAAAATTTTGCCATGAAAACTACTCATAGCAATTATCTGTTGCGCATTCTCCTGGGACTGGTACATTACATGGCAATCTTCAGATAAATGAAACAAAAATGCCATGTCAAacacatgattccaaaaacttatcAGATGTAAAACGAAAAATGTAGGATTTGGACAGAGTCCTGCACATAGAAAAGGAGTGTATGCCATGGGGATCTGGGTAGAGTCAAGACGCAGCAAAAATGAGGAGCGGCTCCACTGAACGGATTCAACAAGTATAGTTGAGGAACCGAACGAACTAAAAAAAGCACCAGATCGATGGACGAACTCAGTGGCAACAACGGGGAGGAGGGGCTGCTTCGACTGCAGGAACGACGCATCCCCGTACTCTCCCCCGCCGCACAGTTCCAGCGAGAAGGGTTGCGGCAGCGGCATAAGCAAAGCCTGGCCCTGATGCCCTTCCATCGCAGAACGAGCCGGCGCGCTGGCCCTCCTATTCGTACCACCTATTAGGAGCATAGATGAGAGTACCAAGGTGGTCTAGAATCGCTAGCCCCATCCCCCATGCTCATTCAGTTCTGAGAACAAGGCATCGATGTTCATCTTTAGCACACGAGATCGCCGATGTACTGTAGTCAATCGTCCTGGTGAGATGGTGTCGGTGGCGACGTTGTGGTGGTCGGCACTAAGCCTCCATCATCTTCATTGTTGTGTATCATATCTTAATAGTCTTTTCGTGATGACATGTTTTTTTATAGATCCTGATATTGATAAGCAGGTGATTTTGTTATTGTTTAGACCTCAGGAATTATTTTTGTAGGAGAGATCTCTAAGAGATTACATGTGTATAATTATGTAGCCATTACATGTGCAATAATCCTACACCCACATACGAGTTACACATGTTCTACTCTCCCTCTTCCCCTAGTTTTCATTGGGGTGACCCTCTCCATCCGTATTTTCCAATTATACATCTCACATTTGCCCATCCGTTAAATCCATAGGTTATCTTCCACAGGTCTAGCATTACTCTTAGATGTGTATAATTGTATGCATGTATAATTTTTCCCCTTCTGTTAGGGTGTATCTCCTATCGACGACGATTTTGAAAACTTTTCCCTATTCCTCGATCCCCCGTGATTATGGCTCAGACTAACTCAAAGGTGATCACAC
It encodes:
- the LOC119299070 gene encoding uncharacterized protein LOC119299070, which produces MSKTEEIFLKKSKTEEKKFSNSPPSPQPPPPHSRSLTSVRCCRLIQPSAAATSTAASRSVQMAPAAPSPPFRRPGHSQIDLPPRDPLLAGCAGGVRRAGSSSAIPSQSARVDRRRGPVSPPASEATPAASPELPEDILMIVLATLEIPDLMRAGCVCASWRSAYTALRSLDKHKQAQTPCLLYTSESAGEHVACLYSLVEKRVYRLTLPEPPLRHRFIIGSSLGFLVTVDDRSEMHLVNPITGQQIALPSVTTIEYVKPIFDDTGSVHEYEYPSHSARRAFFTPSIMPRCELRECFQFKAFVFHDTSAGSYIAVLIHRPYTHLSFARVGDDKWTLLEPHCDYQDCTYKDGLLYAASTTGEIHAFDLSGPDVTMKIIKGGDEGFDPDAVHIVQAPWGGLLLVSRLKEFDDPDEDADPKIPVPNTREIKLYKVDDGAERLVEVDCLPEHVLFLGLNDSLCLSAKDYPALKGNHAYFTDDQQYNQARKSSRRDIGVVGFGNYNSKEDLVSPQLWSNWPSPVWIAPSLTLMKLPPNDRWLSGPLCGLPKIEEGTLRGLFANLGIPISIGPTGMLQCLKK